The genome window TCTTTGATAGGTGTACTACTATGCTGATGCACAGACAACTCACACCACATACCCAACTGGTTTGGAGGTCCTGCAATTTCCAAACAAGCAGATAGGTAATATTTTTAACAAAGCTCTAATCTGATATTCACTACATGGCCAATTTTCAGGGTGACCAGGCATAGacacaaataacaaaaaatgtattcatgTTGTCTGTAGAGAAACACCACCCTGATGGAAAGAGGGAGATCGTTTTCCCAGATCAGACGATAAAGTACCTCTATCCTGACGGCAGAGAGGAGAGCATCTTCCCAGATGGAACAGTGGTCAAGCTCTCAGAGTAAGATACACATACAGTACTTGGCTCTATTTTATTTAGGGTAAAATTCTTAACAACTGCTGCATttttatattttgtgtgtgtgtgtgtgtgttctgaaacTGTAGAAGTGGGGAGAAAACAGTGGAGTTCAACAATGGCCAAAGAGAGATCCATACGTCCCAGTACAAGCGGAGGGAATACCCTGATGGAACATTGAAGACGGTGTATTCTAATGGAAGGCAAGAGACCAAGTTCCCCTCGGGCAGAGTACGCATTAAGGACAAGGATGGCATTATCATAATAGACAAGAAATGAAGAACATATGTTTATGTTTTTCAAGCCTTTATACCAAATTAGCAATGCTCCATTGTGTTTGACTGTAGCTATTTTCCTGTGGCATATTTTATAATTTTCTAGGTGCTTATGTGTAAACAGACATTTTTAAATTGTGTATGTTTATTATTCAGAAATCATTGTACACTAAATAAGTACTACTAATCAATACAATACATTTGTGTTGAAACTATTTTGTAGAGATCTTTGAATGTCCATACTGCTCTCTTGAAGGAATATATTTCTTATTTTTGCATGGCAATGTTATAACCTTCTTGACCTCTTCATTTGTGTCAGCAGGATTCTTATGTTGCACAGAATTTCAGATTATTCATGAGGTCCCCACATATCCCTTGCCTCTAAAACAACAAGGCTGACATGTAGGGTAGGGCTAATAACTTACTGACCTGGTCCCGGTTTcctgctgaggagtatttctgtctgtaataaagcccttttgtggggaaaaactcattctgattggcaactggctccccagtgggtgggacccctgcccagtcatgtgaaatccatagattagggactaatgaatttatttaaactgactgatttccttatatgtatgtaactcagtaaaatctttgaaattgttgcatgttgcgtttgtatttttgttcagtatagatacaaaatattacatttttgttTAACTGTGGACAAATTACAAGGTTGCTTTTCCATATAATGTGTGTTGATACTGTATACTTGTGTGTTTTTACACATTAATGTTTAGGCTGTGCTAATAATAAATTATTCCAAAAGCTTAATTCCAAAAATGTTCATTTGCTCAGTTAGTTTGACAAGTGGCACTCACTAAGCAGAGGAGGGTTCGTAGGTCCCCAAAACAAATACCCGAAATCCTTTTTCTCTTTGCATCTATCCAACTcattgtccctccctctcttctgtttgtGGCTACAACCTGATGCTAGCTGGCTGATGAGCTTGTGAACCTCGTGGACTGCAGTCTTAACGTTGAGCTTGTCCCACGACGCCTTCAGTGTGACCTCATTAAAAGGAAACGTCAGTATGAAGTCTCCCACACGGAGTGGTGGGGTGCTCTTATCTTGGCTTTTAGGGTCCCATGGGAATTTAGGAGTCTTGTACTTTTGAATGTGAATGGCAGGTAGCTTACAGCAGCCCCCGGCTGGTTGCCTTGAGGCCTGCCACGGGCTAACAAGTGTTGACAGGTTTCTGTCATCAAACTCTGACTCTATGTCTGTAACCTCAGACCACTGGATGGCCTCTGTCATCTGTGAGAGCACTGGATGTGTCTTTCTGTTTCCAGTTACAGCTGCAGTCTTTGAATGTGGGATGAGTATCGGATTCAGAGCCGAGCCCTTGGTGTTGCTTATGGAATTCCTTGCAGAGCGGATCCGGTTCATCTCAACTGATGGAAAGTATCTCATACTGTCAGAAAACGTAGAGTGGATGCTGTGACTTTTCTTGTTTGCTGGGTGGTGCTCACACATAGACTTGGGGAGCAACAGCACTGGGGACTGCAGAGACTGGCTGCCTAGATAGCAGGGGCGTTTGTACTTCTGTTTGAGATATCCTCTCTGTCTAACACTGTCCATGGACTTGTAGTTCATCAGATCAACCAGGTCATTGAGAAGTACTTTCTTGACTGTCACGTCTACTTGGCAATCGATGGTGAGAGCAGGGCTGTAGTTAACCTCTAGTAGCCATGGCTTATATTTGGCATCAATTAGGATGTCAAACCCAAAGAGCTCAACACTGTTGGGACTGGAAGGTACGGAAGGGGCTATGGTGAGCAAAGTTAGTgtgacaatgttgttgatcttttGCCAGAGGAACAGTTCATTGATACCTTGGCTATGAAGAAAGCAGCGGAATTTACTCATAGTCCACTTACATCCTTGTCccactctctctttgtctgttgtGTAGAAGGGGCTAAACTTATTAATGCTCGTGTTGGTCAGGTGAGAATAAATGTTGTCCAAAGATGTCAAATTGTATTTCTCAGTCGCAAAGCGTACCAATCCCTCCTGATGCATGTAGATAGTGAGGGGCTGAAAACTTTTCACACAAACATAGATCCGAAGGTCAAATTTATACCCTGAGATGAGGAGAGGATTGCTGATGTATCTCTGAACGATCACTGAGGAGTCATACACCAAGTCTCTGATGTCCTCAAAGATAAAGATGCCCCTGCCTCTCGATAGATCCACTGGCTTGCAGATCCAATACCCCGACCTGCCTCCGTTCTTCAGGCGATGCTTGGTGTACTCTGCCAGAAACCTGGTGTAATCATTGGGGAGGATGAAAGTTGTCGGGCTGAAGTTGTAAAGACCCGAGCCGAACGTCCCTCTCATTCTCTTCAGGTTTCTGGCCAGGCAATCCTTGCGGGTGATGCCCACAGTCTTGGGGTGATGGTTGAGTCTCTGCCATGGCAGTATATTCTCATAGTCTGAGTTGTGGAAGGCTGAGGTGCGCCAGTAGAGGTTCCAGTCTCCCTCCTCCTGCCCCTGCTCGTCATACTCCTCCCAGCCTCTCTCCAGCAGCACCTCTCTCACCAGCTCTGGGGCTCCCTCGTGTAGCCGGAACACCAGGGGTGCGGGGCCACACACCCCTGCGGCCATACCAGGTAAGCAACAGTCTGATCcttcaataaaaaaaacaacagtatCATTATATTGATGAGGGTACAAAATGAGTCACAGTTTATTCCTAACTTGGAAGGTAAACTGTTGCCTTacagtcctagcaaaatgatTTCttagaaattgctctttgcttgTAAGATATTTGTGaatacattttaattgaaaacaatcattgCAATTCAAATAATTTTGTTCCTATGCAGTCAAACCTAGGCTGTAGGCTTCTAGTCTGGGTAACATCCAACTCTTTGTAATCTGTGCTGGGTACCATTCTCTATAACATTCCACTCCTACTACGTGTCATGCGCCAATAGGCGACaatagctaaacagactggcaGTGGCAACCAACCAGGCTAGCAGGCTTCACACATGGGCTTTTAGAATTCAACATATGATTAATGAACCTCGATTACCGTCACACATCTCACTGAAATTGCCCAATATCGTATTTACATTCTACCTACCTTGATGAGAGATCTCTTCGGTCCCGAGCTTTCTTCAGTTCTGCGGGTGTTATTAAGACCTTCACGCCTGCCGGTCATCCGTGTTGCTAGGAGAACCCACTGCCGCGCGAAAGATAGTGTAGCCTATCATGTGGTTCGAGCAGGACGGGTGGAGGTCACTTTTTCAGATtcaatgtagcctacagtaacaaTCGATATATTTGAAGTCAATTAGCCGACATTTGAAGACATAGCCTCAACGATTTTTACCGAAAAAAAGTTTTTCCCACTTCCACTTTTACTGGTGAATACTGAATACATGAAGTTCAAGTTGTTGTTTTTTCTACCCACATTCATACCGAAATACTTTGGTAGAGGGTAACATCAGTTGACAGACAATAATACAATATTTAAACCATGTTAAAAGAACCATGTTGACCCCACTACCGCTACACATATAACCTATATTTTACACACAAAAAATGGTATGTATATCTCTCGTAATATACACACCATACATATCTATTTACATGAGAGCTGTATTCCACATTGTCTATTTAACACAGTCAAGATTTGTAGACTTCTACTACAGTTTCTGTGGTCAGGTCAATGTTAAATCCCTCTATGGTTTGGACTTAGAATTTCTTCTGTTTGAATTCCACCCCACCATAGAGTACAACTGCCACAAGTAGAACTCCAGCCAGGATGTAGAGCTTGATTTCCAGAGATGAAGTTGCTGAGCGCATAAAACACTACAAATCCCACTGACTCCCATAGTCGATAGTTAGCAAATGCTACCTCCTTCTGGTCATAAAAAAAGAACTCCATAAAATGCTGAAAAATTGAAAGAAATCttacattttttgttccatctgAACAGCCGGTAAAAGTTATAACATCGGTGGCTCAGTGAACTACGGACAAGTCAGTAACCTTGTCTGAAAACTGTTAGCTTCCAGAATAAATGCACAGCACAGTTTTTTAGCTCATAGAGCTAAGTCTTGAGGCATGCTGGTGACCTGGATTCAATACCAAGTTGGTCGCACATTAATAAAGGTCAGGCAATCATGACTACAGGAAAAGGGTAACTCACCCTTGATTTGTGTCTGCCATACAGCATCTGCATTGCCCCAGACAGCAGGAAACACAAATAACACAGGCAGCTGGTCTGCGTGAGGCCTCCAGAACAACAGAGTCAGGATAAGGGCTGCGTGTCACTGAAGCTGGAAGAGAGTTACACTAATACCGTAAGTAGAAGTGGATAATCAAAGTGATTGTTGATATGTTAAAATGTATCATCTGGTGTTTACATTGTCCCCCTTACCAAATGAAATAATGCTTCTCTTCCAATGTATTGTGACAGCTTCCCAAAAAGTAAGTTGTGCCACCAAAGCAAATCATTACAAAGCCAACAAAATGTATCCCCCAAAGCACATGTGACTTAACTCTAAAAAAAAAGTGACATAATGTGGTCAGATACAGGGTTTTTCCTGAACAAAACAAATGTCTTAGTTTTAGTGattttaaaatatgttttaattACTATTGTTAGCTTTAAGGATTGTGTTTCGTAAATGTGCGTAGTAACTTACACTGGTGTAGTCCGCAGTAAGGAAATCCACCTCCAGATCAATGTATGAGGTCAAAAGGATGAGAAGAACTTGTCTCTTATCTCAAAGTTGTTTGAACGTGTCAAGACAAACAGTACATAAGGGCTCTTTGTTGCCCTTAGAGTCCAGTTTATTTTTGCTGTCTATGTTATCCAGGAATGCAGCCACCAGAATCATTGCCAGAAGGTTAACACCAGCAGAATATACAGTAGATATTTCTGCTGTGATGTTTGTATAGCGCGAGAGGAGGGGATTTTTTCAGTGATTGACATATGATTGATACGGTTACAGTGTGGTGAACATAAGGTATGTCCTCCTATGATGTAATGTCTGTATGTACGGTTTACATTTTTACAGGGCAGCTCACATAGGCAGCAGCCCGACAGTGTTCACAGACTTGTCATCAGGTCTGGTGGAGTTTATAATTACTGCACTAGAGCTTCCAGTACTggacactccacagagctgagctTCACCTTGAGTTACATTCActgtaaggagagagagacaggtcacATGTCTGTGAGACACAATAAGAAATGATATGAAGCTGAATCTCTGTTACGTTCCCcggtttctgtgttgttgtgggtttgtatgtatgtgtatgtatttcaggaaatggcttcctggattcccccaagcagctgattggtcggccccattgcagATTGGCGCTGACCCCGCCCTCTCGCCAGGGGATACAGCTGTCTGCaattacagactccttctccagctgtgtaaaagccagtgttcctttgctCAGTGAAAGAGCTTCTGTGTATGCCCCAGTATTGTTTGTTGCTCAGACAGAGCTTATTGGTATgttctgtgttggttgttgctcagagacAGGTTTTGTTAAGTATTTTGTAGCCGCTGCTTCTGAGGTATGTGTGTGCCAATAGGACGCAGTGTTTATGATTATTGGAATTGTCTACTtacgtttgtattattctgtttcatttgttcccaggggggaaggggatggcaccttgggagtgcttaggcaagaggcctgcgggcatacatatacccatagtatgtactctgtctatgcacactaggtaagacctgggtggaccatccccctgtattttggttagtgtgccagctggtgctagttaggtaagttgtGGGTAGGTAAGGTAGAAGGGGCactttaacttttactttctttgctttggttctgtCCAGGCCCCTTTTCCCAACATTACcgtgtgaaggaataaattccctgttaacggTCAAATTCTGTCTGTCATCCTTACTCacacctacagtcccgtacctctttcactccacctgcagtcccgtacctctttcactccacctgcagtcccgtacctctttcactccacctgcagtcccgtacctctttcactccacctgcagtcccgtacctctttcactccacctgcagtcccgtacctctttcactccacctgcagtcccgtacctctttcactccacctgcagtcccgtacctctttcactccacctgcagtcccgtacctctttcactccacctgcagtcccgtacctctttcactccacctgcATGGccgtacctctttcactccacctgcagtcccgtacctctttcactccacctgcagtcccgtacctctttcactccacctgcAGTGccgtacctctttcactccacctgcAGTGccgtacctctttcactccacctgcagtcccgtacctctttcactccacctgcagtcccgtacctctttcactccacctgcAGTGccgtacctctttcactccacctgcagtcccgtacctctttcactccacgggaagttgagtgtagcagggtgttgtGTTCCCTCCAAGAAGCGTGCATAACAATCTCTTTATGGAAAGTTGATAATTCATCTATTTGTCTGCAGTTTTATGGTAAGCCATATAACATTTATGAACACTGCACAGGTAGTTAAAAGGTTTAGTTATCTGTGCTTGTATCTTGGCCAAATATAAGGGATGACATCAGATTTCCCCATACAGAAGACAACTGGTACAAGAGGAAATATATCCCAAAGTAGTGATTGACTACATCCTGACTTTTTGTTTTGTCGTCTGCCTACAGGTTGCCTGTAGTGGTGAGATATGTACTGGCAGCAGACCACAGTGGAGATCCTCCCAAACGAATGATCACTGAGACTGGGCTCAGGCTCGCCCTGAAAGAAAACAGCTCAGTAAGCAGCTGCTCTTTGCAAAATAAAGCTCTTTACAGTCTTTGTTAGATTGAATTGACATACTGTATGACTGGGCTCACTGAGGGCAATATCATCATACCATTCTGGAAAGAAGGTTCAAACTGTATAGATCACATAGCTGCAACAATAGTCTATTTGCAGCCCAAGTATCGTATAAGGCTTGGTGTGAGAAACAGAGGACAAGATAATGCACGAATAGGCAATGCTGACTGACGCAACTCCCATCCCCTCAGAGTTCAAACTATTCTGAAAAATATAACATCATTTGGGATTTACTAACAGAATATATTTACTTTAAATGCAATCCTATGATTAAAAAAACAACCTATTGGTATAGGTTTGTCTCAGTAGTTCCAGATGTGCTACTGACTAACCACCTTCAAAGACTCTGACATATGATATAATTGGTTATGGGATGTTTACCTGCAGGCTCTAGAGACTTCCAGTTGCTGTGAACATCAGCAGTAATCCACAAGAAACAACACATACGTTTTTCATATTTCTTCCCGTTTTCCTCAAAAACGAAGGATCAGTTAATGACAAAAACACTAAGAATCTATGAAATCCTCTATATCCAGACACATTTGCAGACACTTGAAGATCGATCCTTTGGACTGGAACAGACATATACTTACAGCCCAGTGCTAACCTTAAATATCTGCTCAGTAATAAATTATGGATTTAATGAGTTACCTAAGTACAGTAAGTTTCTTATTAAACTTCATGGATATTATGAATGGGGTTTCACATCATTTTTATTGTAAAAAGCATCTCACATATGCTGATAGCCATAGTGTGGCCAAGTACATTTGACAATGCTGTTGTCATGGAGACAATATTCTCAATGTTTTATCACTGTCTGTATGATTATCCTCATTGAGTTCTGTGCTCTTTATCTCCAGTTTCGTATCGATAGTGTTCTCCTCACTTGGTGTAGGGCTAATGTATTCACCATATTCCACTGAAAAACAAAGTGCCACTGAGAGCAGCAGAACTCCCATAAGGATGTAGAGCTTGGTATTCACACAGAGAAAACGGCTACAAGCGAACGCTATTACATATCCCACAGCCTCCCATAGGCGATAGTTGGCAAATGCTGCTTCCTTCTGGTCATGGAAGAGAACACCATAGAGTGCTGAAAAATATATAAAGAGACAATTGAATCAAGCTCAAATAATTCATTGTGCCTTGCTTGTAATGTGTTATGTTTCTATGGAAGGATCTGAATGCAAAAATACTGTAACTAACTCACCATTGGTTTGTGTCTGCCACACAGCAT of Salmo trutta chromosome 1, fSalTru1.1, whole genome shotgun sequence contains these proteins:
- the ttll2 gene encoding putative tubulin polyglutamylase TTLL2, whose product is MAAGVCGPAPLVFRLHEGAPELVREVLLERGWEEYDEQGQEEGDWNLYWRTSAFHNSDYENILPWQRLNHHPKTVGITRKDCLARNLKRMRGTFGSGLYNFSPTTFILPNDYTRFLAEYTKHRLKNGGRSGYWICKPVDLSRGRGIFIFEDIRDLVYDSSVIVQRYISNPLLISGYKFDLRIYVCVKSFQPLTIYMHQEGLVRFATEKYNLTSLDNIYSHLTNTSINKFSPFYTTDKERVGQGCKWTMSKFRCFLHSQGINELFLWQKINNIVTLTLLTIAPSVPSSPNSVELFGFDILIDAKYKPWLLEVNYSPALTIDCQVDVTVKKVLLNDLVDLMNYKSMDSVRQRGYLKQKYKRPCYLGSQSLQSPVLLLPKSMCEHHPANKKSHSIHSTFSDSMRYFPSVEMNRIRSARNSISNTKGSALNPILIPHSKTAAVTGNRKTHPVLSQMTEAIQWSEVTDIESEFDDRNLSTLVSPWQASRQPAGGCCKLPAIHIQKYKTPKFPWDPKSQDKSTPPLRVGDFILTFPFNEVTLKASWDKLNVKTAVHEVHKLISQLASGCSHKQKRGRDNELDRCKEKKDFGYLFWGPTNPPLLSECHLSN